In Actinomadura luteofluorescens, the sequence GTCCGGGCCCGCGTCTCCGGGCTGATCGAGCAGGTGGGGCTCGACCCGTCCGTCCTCGACGGCTATCCGCGCGAACTGTCGGGCGGTCAGGCGCAGCGGGTCGCGATCGCGCGGGCGCTGGTCTGCGACCCCGACATCGTCATCCTGGACGAGCCGACCGCGAGCCTGGACCAGACCGTCCGGTCCCGGATCCTTGCGCGGCTGGCGCAACTGCAGGCGGAGACCGGCGTCGGCTACCTGATGATCACCCATGACATCTCCAGCGTGCGGCGGCTCGCGACGCGCATCGCGGTGATGTACGGGGGGCTGGTCGTGGAGTCCGGCCCCGCCCGGGAGGTCCTCGCGGACGCCCAGCACCCCTACACCCGCGCGTTGATCGACGCCGTCCCGGTTGCCGACCCGCGGGTGACGTGGAAGGCGGTCGCGCCGCTGCGGCGCGGCCCCGGCGGGACGTTCCCCGACGCCGCCTGCCCGGTCCCGGGCTCGCCCTGCTCCCGGCACGGAAGCGGACTGCACCAGATCGGCCCCGAGCGCCTCGTCGCATGCACCGTGCGATGACGAACCCAGTGAGGAGCGGCAGTCAACCAGTGA encodes:
- a CDS encoding ABC transporter ATP-binding protein produces the protein MDLVLDDIRVDYRRRGTTTHAVRGVSVRVRRGETLAIVGESGSGKTTIAKVAAGLQKATSGTVAWRGDPEADGSADSRPPVRRVQMVFQHPMQSLDPLWKVRRSVAEPLRRSGLPEAEVRARVSGLIEQVGLDPSVLDGYPRELSGGQAQRVAIARALVCDPDIVILDEPTASLDQTVRSRILARLAQLQAETGVGYLMITHDISSVRRLATRIAVMYGGLVVESGPAREVLADAQHPYTRALIDAVPVADPRVTWKAVAPLRRGPGGTFPDAACPVPGSPCSRHGSGLHQIGPERLVACTVR